A genomic region of Ochotona princeps isolate mOchPri1 chromosome 17, mOchPri1.hap1, whole genome shotgun sequence contains the following coding sequences:
- the GRIN2C gene encoding glutamate receptor ionotropic, NMDA 2C, protein MGGTLRPALLLTSLLGAWAGLGLGQGDQAVTVAVVFGSSGFQQAQARPRLTSQNFLDLPLEIQPLTVGVNHTNPSSLLTQICGLLGAAHVHGIVFEDNVGTEAVAQLLDFVSSQTHAPILSISGGSAVVLTPKEPGSAFLQLGVSLEQQLNVLFKVLEEYDWSAFAVITSLHPGHALFLEGVRAVADASYVSWRLLDVLTLELGPGGPRARTQRLLRQLDAPVLVAYCSRDEAEVLFTEAAQAGLVGPGHVWLVPSLALGSTDTPPAAFPVGLISVVTESWRLSLRQKVRDGVAILALGAHSYQRQHGALPAPAGNCQGHPGPVSPAREAFYRHLLNISWEGRDFSFSPGGYLVQPTMVVIALSRHRLWEMVGRWERGVLHMKYPVWPRYSASLQPVVDSRHLTVATLEERPFVIVETPDPGTGGCVPNTVPCRRHSNHTFSSRDAAPYTKLCCKGFCIDILKKLAKVVKFSYDLYLVTNGKHGKRVRGVWNGMIGEVYYRRADMAIGSLTINEERSEIVDFSVPFVETGISVMVARSNGTVSPSAFLEPYSPAVWVMMFVMCLTVVAITVFMFEYFSPVSYNQNLTRGKKPGGPSFTIGKSVWLLWALVFNNSVPIENPRGTTSKIMVLVWAFFAVIFLASYTANLAAFMIQEQYIDTVSGLSDKKFQRPQDQYPPFRFGTVPNGSTERNIRSNYRDMHTHMVKFNQRSVEDALTSLKMGKLDAFIYDAAVLNYMAGKDEGCKLVTIGSGKVFATTGYGIAMQKDSHWKRAIDLALLQFLGDGETQKLETVWLSGICQNEKNEVMSSKLDIDNMAGVFYMLLVAMGLALLVFAWEHLVYWRLRHSVPSSSQLDFLLAFSRGIYSCFSGVQSLASPVPPPSPDLTAGSAAQANVLKMLQTARDMVTTAGVSSSLDRATRTIQSWGSSRRAPAPSACSASGPACCPRPAASGVLPEPSTRVWEAPGTSRVPLGHRAPQPSCRPPTPRPLPPGVSGASCRPARGVQWPARTGRGVRHLGASERCLWPERPLAPAPCRYSSFPRAERSGRPFLALFPEPREPVDLPLLGPEQLARREALLRAAWAQGRRPRHASLPSSVAEVFARPCPLPVRCRCSACSCLNGDVACRSLAQAQSRRLPSYGEACLEGASEGLPGWRHRGQVCLHSHGHLPFCWGAVCPHLPPCASQGPWFPGAWGLPAHGGRTLGLSTGYRDCGGPSEVGAGGCEKQDFPRPCVWRRISSLESEV, encoded by the exons TTGCCGTGGTATTCGGGAGCTCTGGGTTCCAGCAGGCCCAAGCCCGCCCCCGCCTCACCTCCCAGAATTTCCTGGACCTGCCCCTGGAGATCCAGCCGCTCACCGTGGGCGTCAACCACACCAACCCCAGCAGCCTTCTCACCCAGATCTGTGGCCTCCTGGGTGCCGCCCACGTCCACGGCATCGTCTTCGAGGACAATGTGGGCACCGAGGCGGTGGCTCAGCTCCTGGACTTTGTCTCCTCCCAGACGCACGCGCCCATCCTCAGCATCAGCGGGGGCTCTGCGGTGGTCCTCACCCCCAAG GAGCCGGGCTCCGCCTTCCTGCAGCTGGGTGTGTCCCTGGAGCAGCAGCTGAACGTGCTGTTCAAGGTATTGGAGGAGTACGACTGGAGTGCCTTCGCTGTCATCACCAGCCTGCACCCGGGCCACGCGCTCTTCCTGGAAGGTGTgcgtgctgtagctgatgccagctATGTGAGCTGGCGGCTGCTGGACGTGCTGACACTGGAGCTAGGCCCTGGTGGACCACGGGCACGGACTCAGCGCCTGCTGCGCCAGCTGGATGCACCTGTGCTGGTGGCCTACTGCTCCCGTGACGAGGCTGAGGTGCTGTTCACTGAGGCGGCACAGGCTGGCTTGGTAGGGCCTGGTCATGTGTGGTTGGTGCCCAGCCTGGCACTGGGCAGTACTGACACGCCCCCTGCAGCCTTCCCTGTGGGCCTCATCAGTGTGGTCACCGAGAGCTGGCGTCTCAGCCTGCGCCAGAAAGTCCGCGACGGCGTGGCCATCCTGGCTCTGGGTGCCCATAGCTACCAACGCCAGCATGGCGCTCTGCCTGCGCCAGCTGGGAACTGTCAAGGTCACCCTGGGCCAGTCAGCCCTGCTCGGGAGGCTTTCTACAG GCACTTACTGAACATCTCCTGGGAGGGCCGAGACTTCTCCTTCAGCCCGGGTGGGTACTTGGTGCAGCCCACCATGGTTGTGATCGCACTCAGCCGGCATCGCCTCTGGGAGATG GTGGGGCGTTGGGAGCGTGGTGTCCTGCACATGAAGTACCCAGTGTGGCCTCGCTACAGTGCCTCCCTGCAGCCTGTGGTGGACAGCCGGCACCTGACAGTGGCCACACTGGAAGAGCGACCCTTCGTCATTGTGGAGACCCCTGACCCTGGCACTGGTGGCTGTGTCCCCAACACCGTGCCCTGCCGCAGGCACAGCAACCACACCTTTAG cagcagggacgcCGCGCCCTACACCAAGCTGTGCTGTAAGGGCTTCTGCATCGACATCCTCAAGAAGCTGGCCAAGGTGGTCAAGTTCTCCTATGACCTGTACCTGGTGACCAATGGCAAGCACGGCAAGAGGGTGCGCGGTGTGTGGAACGGCATGATCGGGGAG GTATACTACAGGCGGGCGGACATGGCCATCGGCTCCCTCACCATCAACGAGGAGCGCTCTGAGATTGTTGACTTCTCCGTGCCCTTCGTGGAGACAGGCATCAGTGTCATGGTGGCACGTAGCAATGGCACCGTCTCCccttctgccttcctgg AGCCCTATAGCCCCGCCGTGTGGGTGATGATGTTTGTCATGTGCCTCACCGTGGTGGCCATCACCGTCTTCATGTTTGAGTACTTCAGCCCCGTAAGCTACAACCAAAACCTCACCAGAGGCAAGA AGCCCGGGGGCCCATCCTTCACCATTGGCAAGTCcgtgtggctgctgtgggcactggtCTTCAACAACTCGGTGCCCATCGAGAACCCACGGGGTACCACCAGCAAGATCATGGTCCTGGTCTGGGCTTTCTTCGCCGTCATCTTCCTCGCCAGCTATACTGCCAACCTGGCCGCCTTCATGATCCAGGAACAATATATTGATACTGTGTCTGGTCTCAGCGACAAGAAG TTCCAGAGGCCCCAGGATCAGTACCCACCCTTCCGCTTTGGCACGGTGCCCAACGGCAGCACAGAGCGCAATATCCGCAGTAACTACCGTGACATGCACACGCACATGGTCAAGTTCAACCAGCGCTCCGTGGAGGACGCGCTCACCAGCCTCAAAATGGG GAAGCTGGACGCCTTCATCTATGATGCTGCTGTTCTCAACTACATGGCCGGCAAGGATGAGGGCTGCAAGCTGGTCACCATTGGCTCCGGCAAGGTCTTCGCCACCACAGGCTATGGCATCGCCATGCAGAAGGACTCACACTGGAAGCGGGCCATCGACCTAGCACTGCTGCAGTTCCTGGGGGACG gagagacacagaaactagAGACGGTCTGGCTGTCGGGGATCTGCCAGAATGAGAAGAATGAGGTGATGAGCAGCAAGTTGGACATTGACAACATGGCGGGTGTCTTCTACATGCTGCTGGTGGCCATGGGGCTGGCGCTGCTGGTCTTCGCCTGGGAACACCTGGTCTACTGGAGGCTGCGGCACTCGGTGCCCAGCTCATCCCAGCTGGACTTCCTGCTGGCTTTCAGTAGG GGCATCTATTCCTGCTTCAGTGGAGTGCAGAGCCTGGCCAGCCCCGTGCCACCGCCCAGCCCCGACCTCACAGCCGGCTCAGCGGCGCAGGCCAACGTGCTCAAGATGTTGCAGACGGCGCGGGACATGGTAACCACGGCGGGGGTCAGTAGCTCCCTGGACCGCGCCACGCGTACCATccagagctggggcagcagcCGTAGGGCGCCGGCGCCGTCTGCCTGCTCTGCCTCGGGGCCTGCGTGCTGCCCGCGCCCGGCTGCTTCCGGGGTGCTCCCCGAGCCCAGCACCAGGGTTTGGGAGGCGCCAGGTACAAGTCGCGTCCCTCTAGGGCACAGGGCCCCGCAACCCTCGTGCCGTCCCCCGACGCCCAGGCCGCTCCCGCCCGGTGTCTCCGGAGCATCCTGTCGGCCCGCCAGGGGGGTGCAGTGGCCAGCACGCACCGGGCGAGGCGTGCGGCACCTCGGGGCTTCTGAGCGGTGCCTGTGGCCAGAGCGCCCTCTGGCCCCCGCGCCCTGCCGCTACAGCTCCTTCCCTCGGGCTGAACGCTCGGGGCGCCCCTTTCTTGCGCTCTTCCCCGAGCCCCGGGAGCCGGTGGACCTACCACTGCTGGGGCCGGAACAGCTGGCCCGGCGAGAGGCTCTGCTGCGCGCGGCCTGGGCCCAGGGCCGGCGTCCGCGCCACGCCTCCCTGCCCAGCTCGGTGGCCGAGGTCTTCGCTAGGCCCTGTCCGCTGCCTGTCCGGTGCAGGTGCTCGGCGTGCTCCTGCCTCAACGGCGACGTGGCCTGTAGGAGCCTGGCGCAGGCGCAGTCCAGGCGGCTGCCGTCCTACGGGGAGGCCTGCCTGGAGGGCGCATCCGAGGGGCTCCCTGGCTGGCGGCATCGTGGGCAAGTCTGCCTGCACTCCCACGGCCACCTGCCGTTTTGCTGGGGGGCCGTGTGTCCTCATCTCCCACCCTGTGCCAGCCAAGGCCCCTGGTTCCCTGGGGCCTGGGGGCTTCCGGCACACGGGGGCAGGACCCTGGGATTGAGCACAGGCTACAGGGACTGTGGGGGGCCATCAGAGGTTGGCGCAGGGGGTTGTGAGAAACAAGACTTTCCCCGACCCTGTGTCTGGAGGCGCATCTCCAGCTTGGAGTCAGAAGTTTGA
- the TMEM104 gene encoding transmembrane protein 104 isoform X2: MLHSPLAAVQCSQLSEPLSGDSHKLMCLLPASQHKQRKQQTGPEVGVNLFYFCIIIYLYGDLAIYAAAVPFSLMQVTCSAIGNDSCGVDADTRHNDTDQCWGPLRRVDAYRIYLAAFTLFLGPFTFFDVQKTKYLQILTSLMRWVAFAIMIVLALVRIGHGQGEGHPPLANLSGLRNLFGVCVYSFMCQHSLPSLVTPISSKRHLTRLVFLDYVLILAFYGLLSFTAIFCFRGDSLLDMYTLNFARCDVVSLAAARFFLGLFPVFTISTNFPIIAVTLRNNWKALFHREGGTYPWVVDRVVFPTITLVPPVLVAFCTHDLESLVGITGAYAGTGIQYVIPAFLVYHCRKDAQLAFGHGTPNKHRSPFRHTFWVGFVLFWAFSCFFFVTANIVLSETKL; encoded by the exons ATGCTTCACTCTCCCCTTGCAGCTGTCCagtgctcccagctcagtgagcCTCTCTCAGGTGACAGTCACAAGCTGATGTGTCTCCTGCCAGCGTCACAGCATAAGCAGCGGAAACAACAGACAGGACCGGAGG TGGGGGTCAACTTGTTTTACTTCTGCATCATCATTTACCTGTACGGGGACCTGGCCATCTATGCCGCCGCTGTGCCCTTCTCCCTCATGCAGGTGACCTG CAGCGCTATTGGCAACGACTCCTGCGGCGTGGATGCAGACACCAGACACAATGACACTGACCAGTGCTGGGGGCCTCTGCGTCGGGTGGACGCCTACCGCATCTACTTG GCTGCCTTCACGCTCTTCCTCGGACCTTTCACCTTCTTTGACGTCCAGAAGACCAAGTACCTGCAGATCCTGACCTCCCTGATGCGGTGGGTCG cCTTCGCCATCATGATCGTGCTGGCACTGGTCCGCATCGGGCACGGGCAGGGTGAGGGCCACCCGCCCCTGGCCAACTTGTCAGGACTCCGGAACCTGTTCGGGGTGTGCGTCTACTCCTTCATGTGCCAGCACTCCCTCCCATCCCTTGTCACCCCGATCTCATCTAAGCGCCACCTCACGCGCCTGGTGTTCCTGGACTACGTGCTCATCCTGGCCTTCTACGGCCTGCTGTCTTTCactgccatcttctgcttccgcGGCGACAGCCTCCTGGACATGTACACGCTCAACTTCGCACGCTGCGATGTCGTGAGCCTGGCCGCCGCCCGCTTCTTCCTGGGCCTCTTCCCTGTGTTCACCATCAGCACTAACTTCCCCATCATCGCTGTGACGCTGCGCAACAACTGGAAGGCGCTGTTCCACCGTGAGGGCGGCACCTACCCCTGGGTGGTGGACCGCGTGGTGTTCCCCACCATCACCCTCGTGCCGCCCGTGCTGGTTGCCTTCTGCACCCACGACCTTGAGTCCCTGGTGGGCATAACTGGGGCCTATGCGGGCACCGGCATCCAGTACGTCATCCCGGCCTTCCTGGTATACCACTGTCGCAAGGACGCACAGCTTGCCTTCGGCCACGGGACCCCCAACAAGCACAGGTCCCCCTTCCGCCACACCTTCTGGGTGGGCTTCGTGCTGTTCTGGGCTTTCTCCTGCTTCTTCTTTGTCACAGCCAACATCGTCCTCAGCGAGACCAAGCTCTGA